The Toxotes jaculatrix isolate fToxJac2 chromosome 14, fToxJac2.pri, whole genome shotgun sequence genomic interval GCACACATGACGATCCAGATGAGTTCACTCAACCACTTTCCTCCTGAATGACTTGTACACAGATTCTAAGACGGCCTCCAcactgattaaaataaaatgtcagtcaTGAAGCCGGTCAAATCTAAAATGAGAGCTTGAAAATGTACAGTTTGGCACTACTGTTTTCCCAGGATCactgggacttttttttggcaactgTAGACTCATTCACAGCCAAATACTTCCAACAAACATAAAGATAAAGTGATAGTGGAAAAGACCCACGTACATAAAATGTGTACTTTCAGAAATCAACAACCCAGACAGTCTATCACCTGTATCAGCTTGGCAGCATGCATGGCATTTATAAAAACACCAAAGAGCTCAAAAATAGAAATTGCACATTCGTCAGCAAGGGGTCCATCTGTGAGCTGTCAGAactgtccttgtgtgtgtttgtgcgtgtgtgtgtgtgtgtttggtaacAAAGAGGAGTGCTGTCATGCGGTTATCTCCCCTCGTTCAGTCCGTGTCCTTCGTCCTAAGCAGGTAAATGCCGTTTCAGGACGTCCTTGGCGTTGCCGGGTAACGTGTCAGGAAAGTTCACGTCAAACTCCACCACCAGATCTCCTCTCTGCTCGGGGTTTTTGGGGAAGGGGAGACCCTGTCCGGCAACAGTCTTTCTCATGCCAGGCTTGATGACGTCTGTGATCTTCATGTTGCACGTCTTCCCGTCTATCGTCGACACGGTAACCGAGCATCCACACAATGACTGAAAAGACAGGGACATGGAGGGAAGAATGAGGATTAGCAGGAGAACAGCAGCCCACACATGATCTACTGTAAGACCAGTATATATCACAATATCATATAGTCACTTAAAAACGAATTAAACTGATATTCAATGCAGTCAACTGTGATCCACTCTATCAAAGTACATGAAACAGCTCATGTAGCATCATGAACACATAATTAAAATTTAGTTAAAAGCTGACAAATGACAATCTTGAATTATCTGGCCGCCCTAATGTGAACAGATCTGTACATGTTGGAGATGATCTCTAAATGCAAACTATCTACCTCAACCAGTTCTTTGgcatttctgttctgcagtttcTTCTGTGACTTAATCTGCCACCTTGCACGCCTACACGGTATGCTTGCAATAAGCCAATATTGGTCAATATATCAGACCAACTGATCGATTGGTCAGGACATGATACATGGTGTGAAAGTGACTCCAATTTTGTATATCTACAGTACTTCTACCGTAGCTGCCCTTTGCTGCTAAGTTTCAGGGGAAAATGCTTATCTAAGTTGTTATCTAAATTGTGCTTTTTGATTGCGAGCTGGATCTAAATGAGTGATACAGTATCATGAGTGTGTTTGGCATCATTTACAAAAGATTTCTGTTTGGAACTGAACCCAAATCCCTCACAGTCTTACTGGTTTCTTACCTGCTGACCTACTCAAAACGACAGAGGGTTGAACGATGAGCAAGTTATCCTGCTCTTACTACGTTTTTTCCCCAGAGCTTTTAGCTGCCtctcatactttttttttctcttttgctgtATTTCTTATGATCAGGAGATGCTGTGAAAACATCTGATGTGATTAAAAGGTGATGTAATCTAATCTAATATGTGACTTCTCAGCATGATTCATGCCATGCAGAGCTGATCTGCAGCAGTCAGATGTTCAGAGATGAGGCAGTATGAGATGTATCTCTGAGTGCTGAGGAGAGTAGGAGGAACCATATAAGTACATCTtgcaccgtgtgtgtgtgtgggtggccgCTGCCTCTCTGCCCTCCCAGTGATACAGCTCCTATTTCTCAATGTCGATGGTCCAAATTACATAAGTAAccgaagtgtgtgtgtagttcgGTACTATGCTCATGCAATGTTCCTGTACTTTGCAGGGAAAACTACTTTTGAGGCAAACTATCTGTGGTTTATCGGTTGTGACCAGGCTTTCCATAGCTTTAAATCAGCACTCTCATGTAAGGGGGTCTCTCCTGTGTGTGACTACTCCATCTACCAGACTCTGTTAATACAACTTCACTGCCTCACCTGTCGTAAGCTCACGCGAACAGGATACACAATGTTGGATCCTTCCCGCCTAAAGTGAGGATGTGGCTTGTCCTTGATGACGAAAACAATGTCAGCAGGAATGGTGTTCGGCGACTCGTCTCCCTCCCGCGGGAACGTGATCTTGGTTCCCTCTTTCCAGCCCCGCTTGATCTCGATAGCGAGAATCTTATCCTCGTTGCGCATGGTCCTGCCATCTGGATTTAGCCTCTTGCGAGAGATTTTCATCCTCTTGGTGCAGCCATGGAAGACCTCCTCCAGGGAGACCCTCAGTTCGTGGATGATGGCTGGGTCCTGCTTCCGGCGCTGCTGCCCTCCCAGGCCAATGTGGCCGTCCCGAGGGAAGCCGTTCAGGTTGAAGTTAGTAAAGGAGCCGAAGGGGTCATTTCCATCCACCTCCATGTCCTCGTCGTCTCGCCCATTGGCTTTACGCCCAAAGAACATCTCGAAGGGGTTTGAACCACCAAAGAAAGTGGCGAAGGTGGCGTGAGGATCCCCATGGAAGGTGTAGGTGAAAGTGCTGCCCTGTCCATCACTGGTGGGTCCGCTTCCTCCCTTGAGACCTGGTGGACAACAGAAATGATTCATCACTGAGCAGAGGCTTTATGCCAACAAGCAGTACTCACTTTGATGACAGGGATGCACAATCCAATCGGCAGGGTAAGCGTTAAGTCAAATACTGACCTTATTAAGTGTCTTGAATATTATGGTATTTTTTAAAGGATGGTCAGGAACCTGAAACGCTCATGGACAAATATTCAAGAGCTCCAACTTTTGGAGATATTACAGTAGATTAAATAATGGGTTTGTACTGTGGCAAGGCGGAAGATGTTTCACACTTTTAAATTAATGAAGTTCATTTGCAAAAATCATAATGTCACCTTTAATTCTGAATATCTGGATGTAGAGATTACCTGTGGTCCTTTCTTCCCTTCCTCACATCAAATATGCTTCCCTCCCATAACCATCTGGGCTGAAAATTAAACCTTCATGTTCAGAAACTACACAGTAGgcaccacatactgtacaggAAGGGTTTGACATACTTGAGAAAACCTGCTGTGGAAATGGTGACAAGCCTTTAAACAGGGCCTTGTAACTGCATACTGAAATAGGATAATCCGTAtaataaaatgcacaaaattGTAGGTCTGTGATGAGCTGGAAAGCTGCTTTCTGGGCCTGCTGGTTGCACTGTGTGACTTGAATTAAAGCCAGCTGTGTTTTGCATCAGAGCATCCAGCTTTATAACGGGTTTATAACGGTGTCGTCACACAAAGATAAAAACGTATTTcgataaaacataaaaaaatagaCATTACCTTCCTCTCCGTACTGATCATAAATTTCCCTTTTCTTCGGGTCGCTCAGGACTTCATATGCCTCGGCGATTTCCTTAAATTTCTCCTCGGCGGCTGCAGACTTGTTTTTGTCCGGGTGCCATTTCAGCGCTTGTTTTCTGTAAGCTTTCTTTATATCCTCGTCAGTGGCTCCTTTAGAGATACCCAGCGTTTTATAGTAATCTTTACCCATTTTTTACgcacacaaggaaaaaaaaaaacaagaatagcCCTCGGAGAAGTCCTGGTAGACCGGTCTGAGCCTGGTCGACGGATGGTTGTCACAGCAATGAAGCGGCCTCAGTCTGGACTGATAAACAGTAAGAAGCCCCAGACAGACATATAGTGCAGGATGAAGACCATTTAGAGACGGTTAGTCAACGCCGTGGACCCTCTGTTATTTATCCGTGACTGGGTGACCCTCTTTAAATAGCCACAGCTCCCTCCCCTGCATCCACAGCGCCAAAGTCAAGTTAAAcgcaatgaataaataaataattctggATCCGGTGTGTGGAGCCCGTCTTCCCCCTCCGTATCTGTGAGAACTGCTATGTATTATTTATCAGAGTGGACTACAAAATATGAATATggttaaaatgttgttttatggCATAATTTCtctccttcatcatcatcatcactcatGATTATTTAACCTGATGAGGCCTATGGGGGTACAGCTGCTGGGTCCCTGCACCCCCATCATCACTACCACTACAGAAATATGCACCATGCAAGACAACACCAAGGTTTTAAATATAGATTTTGACATGGAACCCCTCTTCATCATAACATCAGGTGATAAAGTAGGACCATAGAGAGCCAAAGTGGAATCAAACCTCAGGGTTCTGGTCCACAAGGAAGAAACCCTCATTCAAAAGGACACTGACATCTGATATTTGAAACTACACTGCTACTGAAGATGCAACGCTGGAGCAGAGCCCAACAGCATGATGGGTGGCTTGCTTTCTATGTTTAGATGAGGACAGTAGTTTTATGATAAATAATGTGCTactgtttatttaatgtttctgttttttagcTACCTTTAACAAACACCATTTCCCATAAGTCCTAGACACTCATGGGCTAAATGTCAGATGAGATGAGTGAATTTCATGGATGTGGACTGTTACAATCACAAAggttatcttagcttagcataaagacctGAAACCCGGGGAAGCAGTGATCCTGGCTCTGTTAGCACcttacatttcatttgtttaattaaaagcaaaatgtgaaaatgacaaactgtgAACTACTTCTTGGCAGCGACTTCCTGTAGTCTAGTTGTCACAGTAACTTCAGCCAGAAACTGAAAACTCTTGTAGGTGTAAAGACCCTTTGAAAatacttttaatatttaaatcaaatttttgatggtttttttttgtgtgtactACCCTGTGAGTGTTGGCAGAGCACATTTATAGACTTCAGTGGTATGATAAATAATTCCTACCTGAGAGAACCTTTATTTAAGGACAGTTTGTGTTATTAGTGTtcagttgttttggttttttcctcctcataGAATAAGCATCATGGCTCATTCTGAGGAAGCTGTTCAAGTTGTTAGAACACCAacttgaaaataaaatcaactgTATGTGGATACTCTGTGCCTCATAGACACCACATAAAATCACAACTGGTAAAATAATGACTGCAAATAATGGTAATGAGGTTAAACCAAATCTGAGGTAACAAGAGGTGATTTGGGGCCTTTTCAAAGAATTTGACaagaatgacaaaaaaaaatctggtcttattttgaaagcatATTTCCGGTTTTGTTCTATCAAACCCAGTCCAACTTGACACCGTGCACTGGAATCCAGCGGCTCTTTCTAGAAAAGCTAACTCTGAAGCACGTCATTCACTAAACCGGGGTCCTTTACACATCATCCAGgtgagaggtgaaaaaaaagtcctgcTCATTGTCTTTGATGCaacttattaaaaataatcacaacaGTGTACAGCAACAAAGGCTGCTATAACTCACTCTGGTTCCACAGACACGAGGCGGGATGACACAGTGTGATGAATTTGATAAATGCACTTGTGATTTGGACTCgtgcctcttttttttcatttaacataaCATGTGCCTTATCACAGgtgaaatgtctgttgtctgtgaaaTGAATGTTAATTATTCACAAATCAATCATCATTCAAAAAcaatcatctctctctctctctctctctctctctctgtgtgtgtgtgtgtgtgtgtgtgtgtgtgtgtgtgtgtgtgtgtgtgtgtgtgtgagtgtgtgacctCAGGCCCACAATGTATTATCCAGACCATTCCTATTGTTGGCTCAACACATCAAACCCTAAACATGGAAGATTTTTCCCCCTCTATTTCAAAGTTACGTACATTTCTTTCCATTTATTATTATAGTTCCCCGTCAGTGTCTGGAAACTATGTCACCAGGTCCACAAATAGCAGAGTGGGCACAGTGAGGACAGAAGATGATGAGGGGGGCCGTGGTCTGCTATCCTGCAGCCACAGCGCCACCTGCTGCAccacagagagagtgaggtTTTCCTCTCTGAGCTCACATACTGCACTGGCTGTCGGCCCTGCCAATGAGTCAGCGTCGGAGCAAGGCTGCAGGTTAATGGTCTCTGTTAATTATCAAAGCGTTACTCCTCTGTGCCCCATCCGCCTCTCAGCGGATAAAGTACGTTGCATTTGCCggtttttctttattccttgaattaaaaaaatcatattctAAACCAGCTATGGATCAGTTTCGGGGTTTATTTGTCAAATTGGACCAAAACAAAGATGGATTCATATCTGTGGCAGAGCTGCACAGCGAAATGAGGAAGCATGGGATCATCTCAGCAAATGCCAAGGTCCAGGTAATATTTCCATTATCTTATTCTAACACAGTCTGTACTTTATACATGTGTATGGTCCTAAAtccattcagtttttttttctcctagaATATTATTGACTCttatgacaaagacaaagatggcCAGTTGGATTATAAAGAGTTCCTCAGCTAtatgatggacagagagaggcaaTGGAAAATTTACTTTCATGACCTTGACAAGAACAAGTGCGGTAAGTATTTAGAGTCTTACCTTTTAAGAAATTATGTTACATTCCTCAAGGAATCATTTAAAATGCTATAAAAAGTGACACTGCTTGTGGAATACATATGTCAAACACTAATAttcatatcatttttttttttggaaaaaattaCACCTGCAGTTTTGTTCTCCTTTAAAGAACATAAAGTGTTCTACCGACTGATGTAAGAGACGTGTTGTCCCACCTGTGCATATTCTCCGTATGcaataaacagtgttttcaagGTCACACAGGAAAGGCAGGCATGTAAACATAAGATCTGTTTACGGTACACTGTAGACAATAAACTGAACAGCACTGTGACTGTTGCACTCACAGAGTGTGCAGTATCACTCCCCAGTGACAGTTTGCAGAGAATAACTGGAAGAACAGTCCCAGTATCTGTTTGTAATTTTGTGCATTTCTTCTCTGATCAGGGGTGATTGACCAGGAGGACATCATATGTTTGTTTAAGGAGTTAGGAGTGGTCATTTCAAAGCcgaatgcaaaaaaaataatacaaatgtaagattttttttggcaactACCTCATGGATTAATCACTGTATTTGAACAAATATTCAAATCTCATCATACAGTCATGTTGAAATCAATGCTGAAAAACATTACTGGCAACATGGATATTTGTAAAGTGACACCAGGATGATGTTTTAGACCCAGTTtggtgagaaaatatgtgatgaaacaaacagacaacatgctgaatatttgctgtttgatgtgtttgtgttgatgtcaGGATGGATAAGGACAGTTCGATGACAGTGGACTGGGGTGAATTCCTGCACCATGTCATCCTCAACCCTGTGGATAACATCAGGGAGCTGGTGACCTCATGGAAACACCAGCTGGTAAGACGAGCTGGTCCGGCAGCATCACTCTTGATGTACTGTGGAGACGTGCTGTACACTTCAGCATTTataacaacacaacaatgaTTAAAAAGTTACCACAAAAGGTGATAAATATAACTCctcatttgtctgtctgtaggtTTTTGATGTGGGTGAGAGCCGTGCGATGCCCCTCGAATTCCCTGAAGAGGCGTCTGGTCTTGGTGCATGGAGGACGTTTGTTCTGGCAGCTGGACTAGCAGATGCTGTATCCCGGAGTGTGACGGCACCAATCGATCGTCTTAAGACCCAACTTCAGGTCAGCCCTACGAGCAGGTGCCACTTTATTAGTGACATGCATCACTTTATCAGATATAAACTGGCAAATAAATGCAGGATTGCCTAAAAACATGTTACTTACAACACTGGGTTTTGTGATCCTCTTCAGTGGAACAGTCAGTTAGATTAAGCTGATATCCAATACCTGCAGCAGACAAAAGGATGTGAAACACACCTTAGGGGACGTGCCTCAGGTATAAATGCTTAGGTCTCCCCATGTTCGGGGTCTTTCTTCACTCAGACCGCTTTGTGTGCTGATTGACCTtttctttgaaaagaaaataaaaccttgtTAGCCGGCAGAAGTCTCTATTTCATTCTTcaccagcagcaggaaacactaCCCTACCCTGTTTTACATAATTGGTCTTTTCCTGATACTAGAAGAGCATTCAGTTTACAGTCTACTGCACGTGGTATATCATAAAcatgtgtgagaaagaggatGGGCCAAATCACTCTTTATACACTTATGGCTGAAGTATCATGGAGAAAGAGCCCAGTCTACACAACATCTAGTAATGTTTCTCTGTAGCtgacactgacctttgacctccctgaATGGAACAAGTGAAAAGAGACATCAGTACCACATCATTTTTATTGTCTGTCGCTTTCCGTGTGAGACCCTG includes:
- the dnajb4 gene encoding dnaJ homolog subfamily B member 4; translation: MGKDYYKTLGISKGATDEDIKKAYRKQALKWHPDKNKSAAAEEKFKEIAEAYEVLSDPKKREIYDQYGEEGLKGGSGPTSDGQGSTFTYTFHGDPHATFATFFGGSNPFEMFFGRKANGRDDEDMEVDGNDPFGSFTNFNLNGFPRDGHIGLGGQQRRKQDPAIIHELRVSLEEVFHGCTKRMKISRKRLNPDGRTMRNEDKILAIEIKRGWKEGTKITFPREGDESPNTIPADIVFVIKDKPHPHFRREGSNIVYPVRVSLRQSLCGCSVTVSTIDGKTCNMKITDVIKPGMRKTVAGQGLPFPKNPEQRGDLVVEFDVNFPDTLPGNAKDVLKRHLPA